A single window of Gossypium hirsutum isolate 1008001.06 chromosome A10, Gossypium_hirsutum_v2.1, whole genome shotgun sequence DNA harbors:
- the LOC121208553 gene encoding serine/threonine/tyrosine-protein kinase HT1, which yields MAEEANSWIRRTNFSHTVCHRLESSRLVSLPFNLQLDTNQERTLGSKPSNPKSDHIDPLIQRNPITNKQRSVSPVPQTVLSDTFKEARSERRRFSTPHPHRKESDKRRMGRFFHKESHLHEKKGSNSSPLRNSGSPRVSDKSKFRKEASWTKYFDYAGERVNSADAAGEHTVDLSQLFLGLRFAHGAHSRLYHGIYKEEAVAVKIIRVPDDADNGDLAVRLEKQFNREVTLLSRLYHRNIIKFVAACRKPPVYCVITEYLSEGSLRAYLHKLDHKSLPLQKIIAIALEVAHGMEYIHSQGVIHRDLKPENILINEEFHLKIADFGIACEEAHCDLLVDDPGTYRWMAPEMIKRKPYGRKVDVYSFGLILWEMVAGTIPYEDMNPIQAAFAVVNKNLRPVVPGDCPPAMRALIEQCWSLHAEKRPEFWQIVKVLEQFESSFNQDGTLNSVPNLTCQDHKKGLLHRIQKLGPVHLQSNASSMLKPKFT from the exons atGGCAGAAGAGGCTAATTCATGGATTAGAAGAACAAATTTTTCTCATACAGTTTGTCATAGGTTGGAGTCATCTAGATTGGTATCTTTACCTTTCAACCTACAATTAGATACAAACCAAGAGAGGACTTTAGGGTCTAAACCTTCTAATCCAAAATCTGATCACATCGATCCGTTGATTCAGCGGAATCCGATCACAAACAAGCAACGATCTGTTTCTCCGGTCCCGCAAACAGTTTTGTCTGATACGTTTAAAGAAGCAAGGTCTGAGAGGAGGAGGTTCTCGACTCCACATCCTCATAGGAAAGAATCTGATAAGCGGAGGATGGGAAGGTTTTTCCATAAGGAATCCCATTTGCACGAAAAGAAAGGGTCGAATTCGAGTCCTCTTAGGAACTCAGGGTCACCGAGAGTTTCGGATAAGTCGAAGTTTAGGAAGGAGGCTTCTTGGACCAAGTATTTTGATTATGCTGGTGAAAGGGTTAACTCTGCTGATGCAGCTGGTGAACATACTGTTGATCTTTCACAGTTGTTTCTCGGGCTTAGATTTGCACATGGTGCTCATAGTCGGCTTTATCACGGGATATATAAAGAGGAAGCTGTTGCGGTTAAGATTATAAGGGTACCGGATGATGCTGACAATGGAGATTTGGCTGTTCGGTTAGAGAAACAGTTCAATAGAGAGGTTACTCTTTTATCCAGGCTCTACCATAGGAACATTATAAAG TTTGTAGCAGCATGCAGAAAGCCACCAGTTTATTGTGTTATAACAGAATATTTATCGGAGGGTTCGTTAAGGGCATATTTACACAAGCTTGATCACAAGTCCCTTCCTTTGCAAAAGATAATTGCTATTGCTCTCGAAGTTGCTCATGGAATGGAATACATTCATTCTCAAGGAGTCATTCATCGTGATCTTAAGCCTGAAAACATCCTTATCAACGAGGAATTCCACTTGAAAATTGCTGATTTCGGTATAGCTTGTGAGGAGGCACATTGTGATCTATTAGTAGATGATCCGGGGACTTATCGATGGATGGCACCTGAGATGATCAAAAGGAAACCGTATGGACGGAAAGTGGATGTTTACAGCTTTGGACTAATCTTGTGGGAAATGGTAGCCGGTACGATCCCGTACGAGGATATGAATCCTATCCAAGCTGCATTTGCAGTTGTGAACAAG AATTTGAGACCGGTAGTCCCGGGAGACTGTCCGCCTGCCATGCGAGCATTAATCGAGCAATGTTGGTCATTACACGCAGAAAAAAGGCCAGAATTCTGGCAGATAGTAAAAGTGTTGGAACAATTCGAGTCATCATTTAATCAAGACGGAACCCTGAATTCGGTACCGAACCTAACTTGCCAAGACCATAAGAAAGGGCTTCTTCATCGGATTCAAAAGCTCGGTCCCGTGCACCTTCAAAGTAATGCTTCATCTATGCTTAAACCTAAGTTCACATGA
- the LOC107924888 gene encoding uncharacterized protein, protein MARVATRIPWNHRNLAYGCPEFKFPEQPDPVTPDIELEFLEDSDQGVLGNCNGDKFRGNNNDGIVGDGDDDDDDEKENDGGNDENSKSFWESQHQLLQQTLCRTSSMELRIRTATKEALNDIQKGRTVCVCGKSSMAENCKNCLMREVSSRLQNAGFNSAVCRSKWRSSPDIPSGEHSFLDVIENTRKGEVRVIIELNFRAEFEIARASEDYNRLVQRLPEVFVGKVERLNNVIKILCSAAKKCMKEKKMHMGPWRKQRYMLAKWLKSCERNTSTQSLPVGRSGDRLTKPRSSMLTVDLLGKLSNVHCTALEVV, encoded by the exons atggcTCGCGTTGCGACAAGAATTCCATGGAATCACCGGAATTTAGCGTACGGATGCCCGGAATTCAAGTTCCCGGAGCAACCCGATCCGGTTACGCCGGATATAGAGTTGGAATTTCTTGAAGATAGCGACCAGGGGGTCCTGGGAAACTGCAACGGCGATAAATTTAGGGGTAATAATAACGATGGAATTGTCGgcgatggtgatgatgatgatgacgatgagAAAGAGAACGACGGGGGCAACGATGAAAATAGTAAGAGTTTTTGGGAAAGCCAACACCAGCTTTTACAGCAAACGTTGTGTCGGACTAGCTCCATGGAATTGAGAATCAGGACCGCCACAAAAGAAGCTTTGAATGATATTCAAAAAGGAAGAACTGTATGTGTTTGTGGAAAATCCTCAATGGCGGAAAATTGTAAGAATTGTCTCATGAGAGAAGTTTCTAGCCGTCTCCAAAATGCCGGTTTCAACAGTGCCGTTTGCCGGTCTAAATGGCGTAGCTCCCCAGATATCCCATCAG GGGAACACAGTTTCTTGGATGTGATAGAAAATACAAGAAAAGGGGAAGTAAGGGTAATAATAGAGTTGAATTTCAGAGCTGAATTTGAGATCGCAAGAGCTAGTGAAGATTACAATCGGCTAGTACAAAGATTACCAGAAGTTTTCGTAGGTAAAGTAGAAAGATTAAACAATGTGATCAAAATCTTGTGTTCGGCTGCCAAGAAATGcatgaaggaaaagaaaatgcATATGGGGCCATGGAGGAAACAAAGATACATGCTGGCCAAGTGGCTTAAATCGTGCGAAAGGAATACATCGACACAATCGTTGCCGGTTGGACGTTCCGGTGACCGGTTGACGAAGCCGAGGTCATCAATGTTAACAGTAGATTTGTTGGGGAAGTTGTCGAATGTGCATTGTACAGCACTTGAGGTtgtatga